GCAGCAGCAAGGCCCCCAGTGCCCCGAGCAGCAGGACCGGCAGGCCAGCCCCCGGCGCGCTGCGGCCCGCCTGGATGAGCGCGAAGGTGACGCTGCCCAGCCCGAGCGTCACGAGCACCGATCCCCACACGTCCGGACGCGCGGCCGTCTGCGGGCGGTCGTCCGGCACGCCGCGCAGGCACCAGAGGGTCAGCAGGGCGAGCGGCACGTTGATCAGGAACGCCCAGCGCCACGACAGCGCGCCCACCAGCACCCCGCCCAGCACCGGGCCGAGGAGGTTCGTGGCGGAGGTCGCGGCGGACCACACGCCCACCGCCCGCCCGCGCCCCGCGTCGTCGAAAGCCGAGCCGATCATGGCGAGACTTCCCGGGATGAGCAGCGCGCCGCCCGCGCCCTGCAGGACGCGCGCCGCGATCAGCACGCCGAGCGTCGGGGCGAGGCCGCACAGCAGCGACGCGAGCGCGAACACCAGCACGCCCAGCCCGAACACGCGCCGCCGCCCGAACGCGTCCCCCAGCGCGCCGCCCGTCAGGATCAGGGACGCGAGCATCAGCATGTACGCGTTCACGACCCACTGACTGCCCGCCACGCCCGACCCGAACGCGGCCTGCACGGCATTCAGGGCGACGTTCACGATCGACCCGTCGATGAAGGCCATGCTGGACCCGAGCACGGTCGCGGCGACCGTCCAGCGTTGCAGGGCCGTCCAGGGTGCGGCAGTCGGAGCGGGATCGTCCTGTGGCATGGGGCCTCCCTGTGCAGGTACGGCCAGTGTACGTCGGAACCGTCAGGTGATCGCTGGCGGGGTGGCGTCCGCGTCTGCAGGCAGCGTGAGCGTGAAGGTGCTGCCGTCCGGGGGAAAGGAGGTGACGGTCACGTCGCCCCGCATGGCCCGCGCGAGACCGCGCGCAATGGTGAGGCCCACACCGCTCCCGCCGCCACCTGCCGGGCGGGACCGGGAGCGGTCCGTACGGTAGAAGCGTTCGAACACCCGCCGCTGATCCTCCGGCATTACGCCCGGCCCGGTGTCCTGCACCCGGAAGGCCACGCCCCCCGGCACGGGGGCGGCTGTCACGGTGACGGTCCCACCGGGAGGGGTGTACTTCAGGGCGTTGCCGATCAGGTTGGCGAGCACCTGCGCGACGCGTTCCGGGTCCGCGTGAACGGCGAGGCCGTGCGGCGCAGGCCTCACGTGCAGCGCCAGGTGACGTTCGGAGGCCAGCGGACCAAAACGGTCCAGCGCGCCGAGCAGCAGGTCCGGTACGGGAACAGTGCAGGAGCGCAGGTCGACGGTACCTGCCTCGACCCGCGACACGAGCGCCAGATCGTCCGTGAGGCGCTCCATGGCGCGCGTCTCGCGCAGGACGGCTGCCGACGCGTGCGCGGGCGGCATCACGCCGTCCTGCAGCGCCTCCGCGTACCCCTGCAGCGCCGTGAGTGGCGTGCGCAGTTCGTGCGCGACGTTCGTGATGAGTTCTACCCGCGATGCCTCCACGTCCGCGAGGCTGCGCGCCATGCGGTTGAAGTTGCGGGCCAGGGCCGTCAGTTCGTCCTGTCCGTCCTCCGGGAGCCTGCGGCGGTAATCGCCCTCCGCGATCGCGAGACTGCCCTCGCTGAGGCTCTGCACGGCCCGCACCACACGCCTCGCCGCCACGTACGCGGCGAGGAAGGCGACGCACATCGCGATGCCGGACGCGATCAGCAGGGCGCTCGTGAGGGTGGTGCGCATGCCCCGGCTCAGGTCGTCGCGCAGTGAGCGGCCCACCGGGCCGATCAGGCGCTCCATCTCCTGCACGTGATGCTGGATCAGGGTGGGGGCCAGCACCTCTGCCAGCACCAGCAGGGCCGCCACGGTCAGGACGACCACCAGCGCGTGCGACAGGAACAGCCGGACGAGCAGCTTCATGCGTCGGTGTCTCCCGTCACGGCGTGCCTGGATCGCGGAACCGGTATCCGTGGCCGCGCACCGTCTCGATGAAGGTCGGCGCCTCCGGGTCGTCGCCCAGCTTGCGGCGCAGCACCTGGATGT
The window above is part of the Deinococcus aquiradiocola genome. Proteins encoded here:
- a CDS encoding sensor histidine kinase, encoding MKLLVRLFLSHALVVVLTVAALLVLAEVLAPTLIQHHVQEMERLIGPVGRSLRDDLSRGMRTTLTSALLIASGIAMCVAFLAAYVAARRVVRAVQSLSEGSLAIAEGDYRRRLPEDGQDELTALARNFNRMARSLADVEASRVELITNVAHELRTPLTALQGYAEALQDGVMPPAHASAAVLRETRAMERLTDDLALVSRVEAGTVDLRSCTVPVPDLLLGALDRFGPLASERHLALHVRPAPHGLAVHADPERVAQVLANLIGNALKYTPPGGTVTVTAAPVPGGVAFRVQDTGPGVMPEDQRRVFERFYRTDRSRSRPAGGGGSGVGLTIARGLARAMRGDVTVTSFPPDGSTFTLTLPADADATPPAIT